In Deinococcus irradiatisoli, the genomic stretch CGACCGGCGACCGGCAGTTCATCCACATCGACCCGGACAAGGCGGGCCAGACGCCCTTCGGCGGCCCGATCGCCCACGGCTTCCTGACGCTCTCGCTGCTGGCCGGCGAGTTCGCCAACCTGGGCGGCAGCCCCAAGCTGAGTGACGCCAGCATGGTTGTCAACTACGGCCTCAACCGGGTGCGCTTCGTGGCCCCGGTGCCGGTGGGCAGCCGCCTGCGCAACCGCTCGGTGTTGCAAAGCGTGGAGGAAGGCCCCGGCTACCTGCAGCTGACCCTGCTCAACACCATCGAGATCGAGGGGCAGGACAAGCCCGCCGCCGTCGCTGAAACGCTGTCGCGGGTGTACCTGTAGGTCGGAGGAGAAGGGCGCTCAGTCCAGCCGCAGGCCGGACCGGGCCGCCCACAACTCGGCGCGCACCTGGCCGGCGTGTTGAGGCCGCCGGTGTGGGTCGGGTTCCAGCAGGCGGCGGCAGAGTTCGGCCAGCGCCCGCTCGCTGGCCGGGAGGTCGCCGGCAAACAGCTCGGCGCTGTCTGTCTGCCCGTCCAGGTCCGGCAGCACGCCGTAAAGGCCCCAGTAGAGCAGCACTCCCACCCCGTAGAGGTCGCTTTCCGGCCCCAGCACCGCGCCGCGCCCGGCTTCCGGCGATTGAAAAGCG encodes the following:
- a CDS encoding MaoC family dehydratase, whose protein sequence is MHSADLATQIGQQVALSEWVPITQERVNAFAEATGDRQFIHIDPDKAGQTPFGGPIAHGFLTLSLLAGEFANLGGSPKLSDASMVVNYGLNRVRFVAPVPVGSRLRNRSVLQSVEEGPGYLQLTLLNTIEIEGQDKPAAVAETLSRVYL